From Plasmodium falciparum 3D7 genome assembly, chromosome: 9, one genomic window encodes:
- a CDS encoding nucleolar protein Nop52, putative, with product MNNVKRANKSEIEKIFVELCHVEKENRDKGIDILYDYITKNRKCLNEHKITYICKGLFYYYWLCYSMEEQKKCSLKICRLIHKFNSKNNKKKKNVFLFVQCFLQVMSNKYDNLDIHRLNKYLFLFRVFQAEILMFFHINAWNNLYLKKYNKIFLQYFDDTSELYYNYIDTFIKEFLGNEYFLKSKKQEQRNYNTKQFLLLIDPFFKIICMTDQKYVMDLINKKVFLLIKKMKHIKKKLLKKKIMKYIHKCKVKYGLKILKNFYDVINSSSSKKNKKEKGKDNKGKEKEKKVPIFLENFQTAFHTTDESNTMTTPSQLKENGNIKNIDEQKEIHLLNHTNVLNNDNKLLKNEDMLTNNDKVNFSNDVQLNNECVKDDEIQNKKKKKKKEITLLDILTKGGKKRKASHDQFVLQKKNKKNENGNENENEKHLINGTLNESDDKDEDDEDDDEEDDEEDDDEEDDEEDDDEEDDEEDDDEEDDNDDDNDDDNNNNNDNNNDNNNDNNNDNNNNNNNNNNDNNNNNNNNNNNNNNNDDNNNNNNDDNNNDGVNTCTSELLIGEMEKNAEKKKKNINKKISIFEKRHDDEHNFNAINNMQKKSNENNNNHAVLKNDQEKIPLYFTNGSLNSSHVENSLKEDENINEKKKKKKKKKTKNVYIESNNEYNQNDEKVENISSEFIKNETQEINGKANLINGKKKNVINNENVLLTLNTFDIKKKNKDTITLSKKKQKINKENKKKLLQNKLKQKKKKHHNVGKNSVKDICEKNNVVRKTILKKGKSKSTVTKKVHFNLKRNTIEYIPRNKRKNINSYLLMNNFRNFLNIPSFV from the coding sequence aTGAATAATGTCAAACGTGCTAACAAGTCCGAAATCGAGAAAATTTTTGTGGAGTTATGTCACGTGGAAAAGGAAAATCGAGATAAAGGGATTGATATcctttatgattatataactAAGAATAGGAAATGTTTAAATGAACATAagataacatatatatgtaaaggtttattttattattattggtTATGTTATTCAATGGAAGAACAGAAGAAGTGTTCTTTGAAAATATGTAGATTAATTCATAAATTTAATagtaagaataataaaaagaaaaagaatgtttttctttttgtacaATGTTTTTTACAAGTTATGTCAAATAAGTATGATAATTTAGATATTCATcgattaaataaatatttatttttatttagagTGTTCCAAGCAGAAATATTAatgttttttcatataaatgcTTGGAATAATTTGTAtctaaagaaatataataagatatttttacaatattttGATGATACTAGCGaactatattataattatattgatacatttataaaagaatttttgggaaatgaatattttttaaaatccaAAAAACAAGAACAACGAAATTATAATACCaaacaatttttattattgatCGATCCtttctttaaaattatttgtatGACAGATCAAAAATATGTTATGGATcttattaacaaaaaagtTTTCCTTCTcatcaaaaaaatgaaacatattaaaaaaaaattattaaaaaaaaaaattatgaaatatatacataaatgtaAAGTAAAATATGGATTAAAAATTCTcaaaaatttttatgatgTAATTAATTCGTcttcttcaaaaaaaaataaaaaggaaaaaggaaaagataataaaggaaaagaaaaagagaaaaaagtTCCAATCTTTTTGGAAAATTTCCAAACAGCATTTCATACTACAGATGAATCAAATACTATGACTACTCCCTCCCAGCTAAAAGAAAATGGtaacattaaaaatatagacgaacaaaaagaaatacatttattaaaCCATACAAATGTACTTAATAATGACAACAAATTGttgaaaaatgaagatatgttaacaaataatgataaagtCAACTTTTCTAATGATGTCCAACTTAATAATGAATGTGTAAAAGATGACgaaattcaaaataaaaaaaaaaaaaaaaaaaaggagatCACCCTTTTGGATATATTAACCAAAGGagggaaaaaaagaaaagcgAGTCATGACCAATTCGttttgcaaaaaaaaaataaaaagaatgaaaatggaaatgaaaatgaaaatgaaaaacatttaataaatggTACATTAAACGAGAGTGATGATAaggatgaagatgatgaagatgatgatgaagaagatgatgaagaagatgatgatgaagaagatgatgaagaagatgatgatgaagaagatgatgaagaagatgatgatgaagaagatgataatgatgatgataatgatgatgacaataataataataatgataataataatgataataataatgataataataatgataataataataataataataataataataatgataataataataataataataataataataataataataataataatgatgataataataataataataatgatgataataataacgaTGGTGTTAATACATGTACTAGCGAATTGCTGATCGGAGAAATGGAAAAGAATgccgaaaaaaaaaagaaaaatataaataaaaaaatttccatttttgaaaaaagaCATGATGATGAACATAATTTTAATGCGATAAATAATATGCAAAAAAAAtctaatgaaaataataataatcatgctgttttaaaaaatgatcaaGAAAAAATACCATTGTATTTTACGAATGGTTCATTAAATTCGTCTCATGTAGAAAATTCCTTAAAAgaagatgaaaatataaatgaaaaaaaaaaaaaaaagaaaaaaaaaaaaacaaaaaatgtatatatcgaaagtaataatgaatataatcaAAACGATGAAAAGGTGGAAAACATTTCATcggaatttataaaaaatgaaacacaAGAAATTAATGGGAAGGCAAACTTAATAAatggaaaaaagaaaaatgttataaataatgaaaatgtgCTTCTTACACTGAACACTTttgatataaagaaaaaaaataaggacaCAATCacattatcaaaaaaaaaacaaaaaataaataaagaaaataagaaaaaattattgcAAAATAAactaaaacaaaaaaaaaaaaaacatcatAATGTAGGAAAGAATTCTGTAAAAGATAtatgtgaaaaaaataatgttgtAAGGAAAaccattttaaaaaaagggaaatCAAAATCTACTGTAACAAAAAAAGTACATTTCAATTTAAAGAGGAATACAATTGAATACATTCCACgtaataaaaggaaaaatattaattcatACTTACTTATGAATAATTTtagaaattttttaaatataccttcatttgtataa
- a CDS encoding selenoprotein: MKAYYVVIILKVVLLLFFSYDFIFLKNEDNIIKGKGSSFLKSSYELLFVQKDVLLPHIKKNNQISIFLCRSUQSQYIINKIKNYFDILNKGRETEIYFENNNYIVDNDQKYILFLMSIQPPLFFTLICYFILFIFILIALNIYLPKHCEFFIPSFLLNNTKFIETFEKMRKKKIIVSSIMFLAYNIIYSILCNTNEIHVYQNKNLIYKDYFNEYFFIQTLRTNLKNIHK; this comes from the coding sequence ATGAAAGCTTATTACGTGGTGATAATTTTGAAGGTtgttttattacttttttttagttatgattttatatttttaaagaatgaagataatataattaaggGGAAAGGaagttcttttttaaaaagtagtTATGAGCTTTTATTTGTTCAGAAAGATGTATTACTAccacatataaaaaagaataatcagatatctatttttttgtgtagATCCTGACAATCTcagtatataataaataagataaaaaattattttgatatattaaataaggGTAGAGAGacagaaatatattttgaaaataataattatattgttgATAAtgatcaaaaatatattttatttttaatgagTATTCAACCCCCATTATTTTTCACAttaatttgttattttatactttttatttttatattaattgcacttaatatatatttaccaaAACACTGTGAATTTTTTATtccatcatttttattaaataacaCAAAATTTATTGAGACATTTgaaaaaatgagaaaaaaaaaaatcatagtTAGTTCTATTATGTTTTTAGcttacaatattatatactctATACTATgtaatacaaatgaaattcatgtatatcaaaataaaaatctaATTTATAAAGATTATTTTAATGAGTATTTTTTCATTCAGACGTTAAGGACAAATctgaaaaatattcataaataa